In the genome of Aureimonas sp. OT7, one region contains:
- the fumC gene encoding class II fumarate hydratase yields MTNTRRETDSIGAIEVATDRYWGAQTERSLNNFRIGTDRQPLPLIHALATVKKAAARVNADMGKLDGKLADTIIQAADEVISGKLDDHFPLVVYQTGSGTQTNMNVNEVISNRAIEMMGGELGSKKPVHPNDHVNMGQSSNDVFPTAMHVAVVVEATNRILPAIDALHDALDRKAKEFADIIKIGRTHTQDATPITLGQEFSGYAAALSLSRRRVEQAMDGVYALAQGGTAVGTGLNSPVGFDVRIAAEIARLTGLPFRTADNKFEALASHGALAFFHGALNALATDLFKIANDIRFLGSGPRSGLGELSLPENEPGSSIMPGKVNPTQAEALTMVATEVFGHETTVTVASSQGHFELNVFKPVIANAVLSSIRLLADGMDSFREHCVDGIKANTDRIKALMEQSLMLVTALAPTIGYDNAASIAKTAHKRGTTLREEAIASGHITAEEYDRIVDPAAMTRPGE; encoded by the coding sequence ATGACGAACACGCGGCGCGAAACCGATTCCATCGGAGCCATAGAGGTAGCGACCGACCGCTACTGGGGCGCTCAGACGGAGCGCTCGCTCAATAATTTCCGCATCGGCACCGACCGTCAGCCCCTGCCGCTCATTCATGCGCTGGCCACCGTCAAGAAGGCGGCGGCACGCGTCAATGCCGACATGGGCAAGCTCGACGGCAAGCTCGCCGACACCATCATCCAGGCCGCCGACGAAGTCATTTCCGGCAAGCTGGACGACCATTTTCCCCTCGTCGTCTATCAGACCGGCTCCGGCACGCAGACGAACATGAACGTCAACGAGGTCATCTCCAACCGCGCCATCGAAATGATGGGCGGGGAGCTGGGCTCCAAGAAGCCCGTGCACCCGAACGATCACGTCAATATGGGCCAGTCCTCCAACGACGTATTCCCGACTGCGATGCACGTTGCCGTCGTCGTCGAGGCGACGAACCGCATCCTGCCGGCCATCGACGCGCTGCACGATGCGCTCGACAGGAAGGCGAAGGAGTTTGCCGACATCATCAAGATCGGCCGCACCCACACTCAGGATGCGACGCCGATCACGCTGGGGCAGGAGTTCTCCGGTTATGCGGCCGCGCTGTCTCTTTCGCGCCGCCGCGTCGAGCAGGCGATGGACGGCGTCTACGCCCTTGCGCAGGGCGGCACGGCCGTCGGCACCGGCCTGAATTCGCCGGTCGGCTTCGATGTCAGGATCGCGGCGGAAATCGCGCGCCTGACCGGACTGCCGTTCCGTACCGCCGACAATAAGTTCGAGGCGCTCGCCTCGCACGGCGCACTCGCCTTCTTCCATGGCGCACTCAACGCACTGGCGACCGACCTGTTCAAGATCGCCAACGATATCCGCTTTCTCGGCTCGGGGCCGCGCTCCGGCCTCGGCGAGTTGTCGCTGCCTGAGAACGAGCCCGGCTCGTCCATCATGCCCGGCAAGGTCAACCCGACACAGGCCGAGGCGCTGACCATGGTCGCGACCGAGGTCTTCGGCCATGAGACGACCGTGACCGTAGCCTCCAGCCAGGGCCATTTCGAGCTGAACGTCTTCAAGCCGGTCATCGCCAACGCCGTCCTGTCTTCGATCCGGCTTCTGGCCGATGGGATGGACTCCTTCCGCGAGCATTGCGTGGACGGCATCAAGGCAAATACCGATCGGATCAAGGCCCTGATGGAGCAGAGCCTGATGCTGGTGACGGCCCTTGCCCCCACCATCGGCTACGACAATGCCGCCAGCATCGCCAAGACAGCGCACAAGCGCGGCACGACGCTGCGCGAAGAGGCGATCGCCTCCGGCCACATCACGGCGGAGGAATATGACCGGATCGTCGATCCCGCAGCCATGACGCGCCCCGGCGAATAA
- a CDS encoding CsbD family protein — translation MVDKNEVKGGAKELAGKVKEAAGKAVGNDRLQADGLADQAEGKTQKNYGKVKDAVKDQVGR, via the coding sequence ATGGTCGACAAGAACGAAGTCAAGGGCGGCGCCAAGGAACTGGCCGGCAAGGTCAAGGAAGCCGCCGGCAAGGCTGTCGGCAACGATCGCCTGCAGGCCGATGGCCTTGCGGACCAGGCCGAGGGCAAGACCCAGAAGAATTACGGCAAGGTCAAGGATGCGGTAAAGGACCAGGTCGGACGCTGA
- the groL gene encoding chaperonin GroEL (60 kDa chaperone family; promotes refolding of misfolded polypeptides especially under stressful conditions; forms two stacked rings of heptamers to form a barrel-shaped 14mer; ends can be capped by GroES; misfolded proteins enter the barrel where they are refolded when GroES binds): MAAKEVKFSGDARDKLLRGVDILANAVKVTLGPKGRNVVIEKSFGAPRITKDGVSVAKEIELEDKFENLGAQLVREVASKTNDKAGDGTTTATVLAQSIVKEGAKAVAAGINPMDLKRGIDMAVAAAVEDLKSRSKKISTSAEVAQVGTISANGDKVVGEKIAEAMQKVGNEGVITVEESKALEFELETVEGMQFDRGYLSPYFVTNAEKMVAELDKPYILIHEKKLSNLQAMLPVLESVVQSSRPLLIVAEDVEGEALATLVVNKLRGGLKIAAVKAPGFGDRRKAMLEDIAILTGGQVISEDLGIKLENVTLDMLGTAEKVQITKENTTIVDGAGTKDEIQGRVAQIKAQIEETTSDYDREKLQERLAKLAGGVAVIRVGGATEVEVKERKDRVDDALNATRAAVEEGIVPGGGTALLRAKKAVEALNDANPDIKAGIKIVLRALEAPARQIAENAGVEGSVVVNKVLEQDGAFGFDAYTETYVDLVQAGIIDPTKVVRTALQDAASVAGLLVTTEALVAELPKDKSPMPAMPGGGMGGMDF; the protein is encoded by the coding sequence ATGGCAGCCAAAGAAGTAAAGTTCTCCGGCGATGCGCGCGACAAGCTTCTGCGCGGCGTCGACATTCTCGCCAACGCAGTCAAGGTGACGCTCGGCCCCAAGGGCCGCAACGTCGTCATCGAGAAGTCCTTCGGCGCTCCGCGCATCACCAAGGACGGCGTGTCGGTGGCCAAGGAGATCGAGCTCGAAGACAAGTTCGAGAACCTCGGCGCCCAGCTCGTCCGCGAAGTGGCCTCCAAGACCAACGACAAGGCCGGTGACGGCACGACGACCGCCACGGTCCTCGCGCAGTCCATCGTCAAGGAAGGCGCCAAGGCGGTTGCCGCCGGCATCAACCCGATGGACCTGAAGCGCGGCATCGACATGGCCGTCGCGGCCGCCGTCGAAGACCTGAAGTCCCGTTCCAAGAAGATCTCCACCTCGGCTGAAGTCGCCCAGGTCGGCACGATTTCCGCCAATGGCGACAAGGTCGTCGGCGAGAAGATCGCCGAGGCGATGCAGAAGGTCGGCAACGAGGGTGTCATCACCGTCGAAGAGTCGAAGGCGCTCGAGTTCGAGCTCGAGACCGTCGAAGGCATGCAGTTCGACCGCGGCTACCTGTCCCCCTACTTCGTGACCAACGCCGAGAAGATGGTCGCCGAGCTCGACAAGCCGTACATCCTCATCCACGAGAAGAAGCTCTCCAACCTGCAGGCCATGCTGCCGGTTCTGGAGTCGGTCGTGCAGTCGTCGCGCCCGCTGCTCATCGTTGCCGAGGACGTCGAAGGCGAGGCTCTGGCCACGCTGGTCGTCAACAAGCTGCGTGGCGGCCTCAAGATCGCAGCCGTCAAGGCTCCGGGCTTCGGTGATCGCCGCAAGGCCATGCTGGAAGACATCGCCATCCTGACCGGTGGCCAGGTCATCTCCGAAGATCTCGGCATCAAGCTCGAGAACGTGACGCTGGACATGCTCGGCACTGCCGAGAAGGTGCAGATCACCAAGGAGAACACGACGATCGTCGACGGCGCCGGCACCAAGGACGAGATCCAGGGCCGTGTCGCGCAGATCAAGGCGCAGATCGAGGAGACCACCTCGGACTACGACCGTGAGAAGCTGCAGGAGCGCCTTGCCAAGCTGGCCGGCGGCGTTGCCGTCATCCGCGTCGGCGGTGCGACGGAAGTCGAGGTCAAGGAGCGCAAGGACCGCGTCGACGACGCGCTCAACGCGACCCGCGCAGCCGTCGAGGAAGGTATCGTCCCCGGTGGCGGTACGGCCCTCCTGCGCGCCAAGAAGGCCGTCGAAGCCCTCAACGACGCGAACCCGGACATCAAGGCCGGCATCAAGATCGTGCTCCGCGCCCTCGAGGCTCCGGCACGCCAGATCGCCGAGAACGCCGGTGTCGAAGGCTCCGTCGTCGTCAACAAGGTTCTGGAGCAGGATGGAGCCTTCGGCTTCGACGCCTACACCGAGACCTATGTCGACCTCGTCCAGGCCGGCATCATCGACCCGACCAAGGTTGTCCGCACGGCCCTCCAGGACGCGGCATCCGTCGCCGGCCTGCTGGTGACCACCGAGGCGCTCGTGGCCGAGCTGCCGAAGGACAAGTCGCCGATGCCCGCCATGCCGGGCGGCGGCATGGGTGGCATGGACTTCTAA
- the groES gene encoding co-chaperone GroES: protein MANVNFRPLHDRVVVRRVESENKTAGGIIIPDSAKEKPQEGEVIAVGAGARDEAGKVVALDVKAGDRVLFGKWSGTEIKIGGEDLLIMKESDILGIVG from the coding sequence ATGGCTAACGTGAACTTCCGTCCTCTGCATGACCGCGTCGTCGTGCGCCGCGTGGAGTCCGAGAACAAGACCGCCGGTGGCATCATCATCCCCGACTCGGCCAAGGAAAAGCCGCAGGAAGGCGAAGTCATCGCCGTTGGCGCCGGCGCGCGCGACGAAGCGGGCAAGGTCGTTGCGCTGGACGTCAAGGCCGGCGACCGGGTCCTGTTCGGCAAGTGGTCGGGCACCGAGATCAAGATCGGCGGCGAAGACCTGCTCATCATGAAGGAATCCGACATCCTCGGGATCGTCGGCTGA
- a CDS encoding TIGR01459 family HAD-type hydrolase, with the protein MIPRRIDRLSTIAGSYDVIFCDVWGVVHDGEVKSPQAEAALLDARRAGCRVVLLTNSPRPGEGVRAQLDALHVTRDAYDAIVTSGDATRALIDEGPDTIFHIGAQRDLDLYAGLDVRLVPEAEAKAVVVTGLFDDEAETPADYADMLARLAARNLPMICANPDIVVHRGPRLIYCAGALAAEYEKLGGTVHLAGKPHRPIYDVAARAAELAGGRLLCIGDGLYTDIRGANAYGADALLVEKGIHEQDLAPFHADMPALAEELTRRRLQARYVTGSLA; encoded by the coding sequence ATGATCCCCAGGAGAATCGACCGGCTTTCGACGATCGCCGGTTCCTACGATGTCATCTTCTGCGACGTGTGGGGTGTCGTCCACGATGGCGAGGTGAAGTCGCCGCAGGCGGAGGCCGCCCTTCTGGATGCCAGGCGCGCCGGCTGCCGTGTCGTGCTGCTGACGAATTCGCCGAGACCGGGCGAGGGGGTGCGCGCGCAGCTCGATGCGCTGCACGTCACGCGGGATGCCTACGATGCGATCGTCACCTCGGGCGATGCCACGCGGGCGCTGATCGACGAGGGGCCGGACACCATCTTCCATATCGGCGCCCAGCGGGACCTCGACCTTTATGCCGGCCTTGACGTGCGGCTGGTGCCGGAGGCCGAGGCCAAGGCCGTCGTGGTGACGGGGTTGTTCGACGACGAGGCGGAGACCCCGGCCGACTACGCCGACATGCTGGCGCGCCTTGCCGCACGCAATCTGCCGATGATCTGCGCCAACCCCGACATCGTCGTGCATCGCGGCCCGCGCCTGATCTATTGCGCCGGCGCACTTGCCGCCGAGTACGAGAAGCTCGGCGGAACCGTGCACCTGGCCGGCAAGCCGCATCGCCCGATCTACGATGTCGCGGCCCGCGCGGCTGAACTGGCGGGCGGGCGTCTTCTGTGCATCGGAGACGGTCTCTATACCGATATTCGCGGCGCGAACGCCTATGGCGCCGACGCGCTCCTGGTGGAGAAGGGTATCCATGAGCAGGATCTGGCGCCCTTCCACGCCGATATGCCGGCCCTGGCGGAAGAGCTGACGCGGCGGCGCCTGCAGGCGCGCTACGTGACGGGCTCGCTCGCATGA
- a CDS encoding bifunctional riboflavin kinase/FAD synthetase → MTAPGRILRLDAATALPEDLRGGVVAIGNFDGVHRGHQAVLSAAAEIATRERLPLVCLTFEPHPRSVFRPEQPVARLTPAPLKARILDELGFDAVVEQAFTREFASETAESFIEDCLLGALGARHVVVGYDFHFGARRAGTAETLAAACGQRTIGVSVIAEFDDEGGAVVSSSRIRSDLSVGDVAGANALLGYRWIVEGEIVHGRKLGRTLGYPTANMTLPHDTLLMQGIYAVKLTRADGVAMPGVASFGRRPTFDGGAALFETFVFDFDDQLYGETVAVSVFGRLRGEMRFDDAKALVAQMDRDSQEARALLAGSNPLSPLDARLSFGVAT, encoded by the coding sequence ATGACAGCGCCCGGGCGCATCCTGCGCCTCGATGCCGCCACCGCCTTGCCTGAAGATCTGCGCGGCGGCGTGGTGGCGATCGGCAATTTCGACGGCGTACACCGTGGCCATCAGGCCGTTCTCAGTGCCGCGGCCGAGATCGCCACGCGCGAGCGGCTACCGCTGGTCTGCCTGACATTCGAGCCGCATCCGCGCAGCGTTTTCCGGCCGGAACAGCCGGTGGCGCGCCTGACGCCCGCTCCGCTCAAGGCCCGGATCCTCGATGAGCTGGGTTTCGACGCGGTGGTGGAACAGGCATTCACCCGCGAGTTCGCGTCCGAAACGGCCGAAAGCTTCATCGAGGACTGCCTGCTCGGCGCCCTCGGTGCACGCCATGTCGTGGTGGGATACGATTTCCACTTCGGCGCCCGGCGTGCCGGCACCGCAGAGACGCTGGCCGCCGCCTGCGGACAAAGGACTATCGGCGTCAGCGTGATCGCCGAGTTCGACGACGAGGGCGGCGCTGTCGTCTCGTCCTCCCGTATCCGATCGGACCTGTCGGTTGGCGACGTGGCGGGGGCGAACGCCCTTCTGGGCTATCGCTGGATCGTCGAGGGAGAGATCGTCCACGGCCGCAAACTGGGCCGCACGCTGGGTTATCCGACGGCGAACATGACGCTTCCGCACGACACGCTGCTGATGCAGGGCATCTACGCCGTCAAGCTGACGCGGGCGGACGGCGTGGCCATGCCCGGCGTCGCCAGCTTCGGTCGACGGCCCACCTTCGACGGTGGCGCAGCCTTGTTCGAAACCTTCGTCTTCGACTTCGACGACCAACTCTACGGGGAAACGGTCGCGGTTTCGGTGTTCGGCCGGCTGCGGGGGGAGATGCGCTTCGACGATGCGAAGGCGCTGGTTGCGCAGATGGATCGCGATTCGCAGGAAGCGCGGGCGCTGCTGGCCGGTTCCAACCCGCTGTCGCCGCTGGATGCGCGGCTCTCCTTTGGCGTCGCTACCTGA
- the ileS gene encoding isoleucine--tRNA ligase — MTKDAFDYAATLYLPQTDFPMRAGLPDAEPKWIEKWDSMDLYGTLRQVSRGRPKYVLHDGPPYANGNLHIGHALNKVLKDVITRSFQMRGYDSNYVPGWDCHGLPIEWKIEEQYRARGRNKDEVPINEFRQECREFAAHWVGLQSAEFRRLGVEGDFANPYLTMAYEAESVIAGELLKFAMSGQLYRGSKPVMWSVVERTALAEAEVEYQDHESDTIFVRFPVRGDGPFAGAAVVIWTTTPWTIPGNRAVTYNPRIAYGLYEVTAPETAEAPRWAHQGQRYLIADALASDVMAKARVPEGGYVRLADVPAAALEDMVLDHPLRGWRPEGAAATAGEPYAFPVPLLVGAHVTDDAGTGFVHTAPGHGTEDFEAFIDARRALEQRGIDTTIPFTVDDDGFYTKDAPGLGPDAPAGAARVIDDKGKKGDANARVIGALVETGTLIGRGRLKHSYPHSWRSKKPVIYRNTPQWFVHMDRDIGGADDTLRDRALKAIDETRFVPASGQNRLRGMIADRPDWVLSRQRAWGVPICVFVDEDGAILKDEDVNARILAAFREEGADAWFAEGAKERFLGNGHDARRWTMVRDILDVWFDSGCTHAFVLEQRPDLKWPADLYLEGSDQHRGWFHSSLLESCGTRGRAPYDAVLTHGFVMDEDGRKMSKSLGNVVTPQEVIKQSGADILRLWVVSSDYSEDLRLGKTILQTNVDAYRKLRNTIRWMLGTLAHDTGETVPVADMPELERLMLHRLSELETLVLKSYDAFDFKRIARALLDFAVVELSAFYFDIRKDALYCDAPSSLRRKAALQVVREIFDRLVTWLAPLLPFTMEEAWLARHPQAKSVHLEQFRPAGADWRDDALAGRWRDVKRVRRVVTGALEEERRAKHIGSSLEAAPVVYIEDPDLAALLESLDLAEIAITSGIAVTTAPPPAEAFRLADTPGVAVVNRLAEGRKCARSWKIAPDVGSDPEFPDVSPRDAEALRELKALGVAVA; from the coding sequence ATGACCAAAGATGCCTTCGATTACGCCGCGACCCTCTATCTGCCGCAAACGGATTTCCCGATGCGCGCGGGCCTGCCGGATGCCGAGCCCAAATGGATCGAGAAGTGGGATTCGATGGATTTGTACGGCACGCTGCGCCAGGTCTCCAGGGGCCGGCCGAAATACGTGCTGCATGATGGCCCACCCTATGCCAACGGCAACCTGCATATCGGCCATGCCCTGAACAAGGTGCTGAAGGACGTGATCACCCGCTCGTTCCAGATGCGGGGCTACGACTCCAACTACGTGCCCGGTTGGGACTGCCACGGCCTGCCGATCGAATGGAAGATCGAAGAGCAGTATCGTGCCCGCGGTCGCAACAAGGACGAGGTGCCGATCAACGAGTTCCGGCAGGAATGCCGCGAGTTCGCGGCCCATTGGGTGGGCTTGCAATCCGCCGAATTCCGCCGCCTCGGCGTCGAGGGCGATTTCGCCAACCCCTATCTGACGATGGCCTACGAGGCCGAGTCCGTCATCGCCGGCGAGTTGCTGAAATTCGCCATGAGTGGCCAGCTCTATCGCGGCTCCAAGCCGGTGATGTGGTCGGTAGTCGAGCGCACGGCCCTGGCCGAGGCGGAAGTCGAATACCAGGACCACGAGTCGGACACGATCTTCGTGAGGTTCCCCGTCCGTGGCGACGGGCCGTTCGCCGGCGCCGCCGTGGTGATCTGGACGACGACGCCCTGGACGATTCCCGGCAACCGCGCCGTGACGTATAATCCGCGTATCGCCTACGGCCTCTACGAAGTGACGGCGCCCGAGACCGCAGAGGCGCCGCGCTGGGCGCATCAGGGCCAGCGTTATCTGATCGCCGACGCGCTGGCTTCCGATGTCATGGCAAAGGCCCGCGTACCGGAGGGCGGATATGTGCGGCTGGCCGACGTGCCCGCCGCCGCGCTCGAGGACATGGTGCTCGATCATCCCCTACGGGGCTGGCGTCCGGAGGGGGCTGCGGCCACGGCCGGCGAGCCCTATGCGTTTCCGGTGCCTCTTCTTGTCGGCGCCCATGTGACCGACGATGCCGGCACGGGCTTCGTGCACACGGCCCCCGGCCACGGCACGGAGGATTTCGAGGCCTTCATCGATGCGCGCCGGGCGCTGGAGCAGCGCGGCATCGACACGACGATCCCGTTCACGGTCGATGATGACGGCTTCTATACCAAGGATGCGCCGGGCCTCGGGCCGGACGCGCCGGCCGGTGCCGCCCGGGTAATCGACGACAAGGGCAAGAAGGGCGATGCCAACGCGCGCGTCATCGGCGCCCTGGTCGAAACGGGTACGCTGATCGGCCGCGGCCGCCTCAAGCACTCCTATCCGCATTCCTGGCGCTCCAAGAAGCCGGTCATCTACCGCAACACGCCGCAATGGTTCGTCCACATGGACAGGGATATCGGCGGCGCTGACGATACACTTCGCGACCGTGCACTGAAGGCCATCGACGAGACGCGCTTCGTGCCGGCTTCCGGCCAGAACCGGCTGCGCGGCATGATCGCCGACCGGCCGGACTGGGTCCTGTCGCGCCAGCGCGCCTGGGGCGTTCCGATCTGCGTCTTCGTGGACGAGGACGGCGCCATCCTCAAGGATGAGGACGTCAACGCCCGCATCCTGGCGGCCTTCCGCGAGGAGGGGGCGGATGCATGGTTTGCCGAGGGCGCGAAGGAGCGTTTTCTCGGCAATGGGCACGACGCCCGGCGATGGACCATGGTCCGCGACATCCTGGATGTGTGGTTCGATTCCGGCTGCACCCATGCCTTCGTGCTGGAGCAGCGGCCCGACCTGAAGTGGCCGGCCGACCTGTATCTGGAAGGGTCGGACCAGCATCGCGGCTGGTTCCATTCATCGTTGCTGGAATCCTGCGGAACCCGCGGTCGTGCGCCCTACGACGCCGTCCTGACGCACGGCTTCGTCATGGACGAAGACGGCCGCAAGATGTCCAAGTCGCTGGGCAATGTCGTCACCCCGCAGGAGGTCATCAAGCAGTCCGGTGCGGATATCCTGCGCCTCTGGGTCGTCTCTTCGGACTATTCGGAAGATCTTCGGCTCGGCAAGACGATCCTGCAGACCAATGTCGACGCCTACCGCAAGCTCCGCAACACGATCCGCTGGATGCTGGGTACGCTGGCGCACGACACGGGGGAGACGGTGCCCGTTGCCGACATGCCGGAGCTGGAGCGGCTGATGCTGCACCGGCTGTCCGAGCTGGAGACGCTCGTGCTCAAGAGCTACGATGCGTTCGACTTCAAGCGGATCGCGCGGGCCCTGCTGGATTTCGCGGTGGTGGAGTTGTCGGCCTTCTACTTCGACATCCGCAAGGACGCCCTCTATTGCGATGCGCCGTCATCCCTGCGCCGCAAGGCCGCCTTGCAGGTGGTGCGGGAGATCTTCGACAGGCTGGTGACGTGGCTGGCCCCGCTGCTGCCATTCACGATGGAGGAAGCCTGGCTGGCGCGCCATCCGCAGGCGAAGTCGGTTCACCTCGAACAGTTCCGGCCCGCAGGCGCCGACTGGCGCGACGACGCGCTGGCCGGCCGCTGGCGAGACGTCAAGCGGGTTCGCCGCGTGGTCACCGGCGCGCTGGAGGAAGAGCGGCGCGCCAAGCATATCGGCTCATCGCTCGAAGCCGCGCCGGTGGTGTATATCGAGGATCCCGATCTGGCGGCCCTCCTCGAATCGCTCGACCTTGCGGAAATCGCGATCACCAGCGGTATCGCAGTGACCACCGCGCCGCCGCCGGCCGAGGCGTTCCGGCTTGCCGATACGCCGGGGGTCGCCGTTGTGAACCGGTTGGCGGAAGGCCGCAAATGCGCGCGTTCCTGGAAAATTGCGCCGGATGTCGGCTCGGATCCGGAATTTCCGGATGTCAGCCCTCGCGATGCCGAGGCGCTGCGCGAGTTGAAGGCGCTCGGGGTGGCGGTCGCCTGA
- a CDS encoding nucleoside deaminase — MQAALEEAVAAGERGEVPVGAVLVMDGRIVARAGNETRARNDPTAHAEILAIRRTCDALGQERLTGADLYVTLEPCAMCAAAISFARIRRLYFGASDPKGGGVEHGGRFYVQPTCHHAPDVYGGIAETQSAHILTEFFRLRREPPQA, encoded by the coding sequence ATGCAGGCCGCGCTGGAAGAAGCGGTGGCAGCCGGCGAGCGCGGCGAGGTCCCGGTTGGCGCAGTGCTGGTGATGGATGGCCGTATCGTTGCCCGCGCCGGCAACGAGACGCGCGCCCGCAACGACCCGACCGCCCATGCGGAAATCCTGGCGATCCGGCGCACATGTGACGCGCTGGGCCAGGAGCGACTGACCGGCGCAGACCTGTATGTAACGCTGGAGCCCTGCGCAATGTGCGCGGCGGCAATCTCGTTCGCACGGATCCGCCGGCTCTACTTCGGTGCCAGCGACCCGAAGGGTGGCGGGGTCGAGCATGGCGGCCGCTTCTATGTGCAGCCGACCTGCCATCATGCGCCCGACGTCTATGGCGGCATCGCCGAGACGCAGTCCGCCCACATCCTGACGGAATTCTTCCGCCTGAGGCGCGAGCCCCCGCAGGCCTAG
- a CDS encoding pseudouridine synthase produces MNDRNGRDDKRRTDGRRPGQGERRHGADGGKKPFKPRSHGTKSHGGHDADGAPKKPRSYGRLSHDAGGRDDEKRGGFGKDGEKRGGFGKDGEKRGGFGKPRALSERGDAPRTARPPRDASRPPRDAAPEDVGTMRIAKRLARAGVASRRDAEGMIADGRVRVNGALLDSPAVDVGPSDRIEVDGAPLPAIERTRLWLFHKPAGLVTTNRDPEGRPTVFDRLPDDMPRVLSIGRLDINTEGLLLLTNDGGLSRTLELPATGWLRRYRVRVHGSVSQAALDELRQGIAIDGVFYGAVEATLDREQGSNAWLTVGLREGKNREVKRILGHLGLEVNRLIRVSFGPFQLGELAEGAVMEVKGRTLRDQLGARLIEESGANFDAPIVNEFSNKPVRTEKRDGPERRRADGSDGEWITVGEMKRKPNRKRSDAAFRENGLARLDTKPGGDRGPRRERDDKPFREGRPDRRERRDGDGEETPRPRRPAPATGRRSANVWMAPGARAIGPKRKEALEESARTEGSRPARAGRPERKGPRSDGPRSDGPRNDGPRRDGPRWNGPRGSGPNADGPKGSRGSGPRGSGPRGSGPKGDGFRGGDRPKGNGPRPSRPGPSRGR; encoded by the coding sequence ATGAACGACAGGAACGGCCGCGACGACAAGCGGCGCACGGATGGCCGCCGGCCGGGGCAAGGCGAACGGCGCCACGGGGCGGACGGCGGCAAGAAGCCGTTCAAGCCGCGCAGCCACGGCACGAAATCGCATGGCGGGCATGATGCGGACGGCGCTCCCAAGAAGCCGCGCAGCTATGGCCGCCTGTCGCATGATGCCGGTGGCCGCGACGACGAGAAGCGCGGCGGTTTCGGCAAGGACGGCGAAAAGCGTGGCGGTTTCGGCAAGGATGGTGAAAAGCGCGGTGGTTTCGGCAAGCCGCGCGCGTTGTCCGAGCGCGGAGACGCACCGCGTACGGCGCGTCCGCCGCGCGATGCCTCGCGTCCGCCGCGCGATGCTGCGCCCGAGGATGTCGGCACGATGCGGATCGCCAAGCGCCTGGCGCGCGCAGGCGTTGCCTCGCGCCGTGACGCCGAGGGCATGATTGCCGACGGCAGGGTGCGGGTTAACGGCGCGTTGCTGGACAGTCCCGCCGTCGATGTCGGCCCATCGGACCGCATCGAGGTGGACGGCGCGCCGCTGCCGGCCATCGAGCGTACGCGTCTGTGGCTGTTCCATAAGCCGGCCGGGCTGGTGACGACCAATCGCGACCCCGAGGGACGTCCGACCGTCTTCGACCGCCTGCCGGACGACATGCCCCGCGTGCTCAGCATCGGGCGGCTGGATATCAACACCGAGGGTCTGCTGCTGCTGACGAACGATGGCGGCCTGTCGCGGACGCTGGAACTGCCGGCCACGGGTTGGCTTCGGCGCTACCGCGTACGGGTGCACGGCTCTGTTTCGCAGGCGGCACTGGACGAGCTTCGGCAGGGTATCGCCATCGACGGTGTCTTCTATGGCGCCGTCGAGGCCACCCTCGACCGGGAGCAGGGCTCGAACGCCTGGCTGACCGTGGGCCTTCGGGAGGGCAAGAACCGGGAGGTCAAGCGCATTCTCGGCCATCTCGGCCTTGAGGTGAACCGCCTGATCCGGGTTTCCTTCGGCCCGTTCCAGCTTGGCGAACTGGCCGAAGGCGCCGTGATGGAAGTGAAGGGGCGCACCCTGCGCGACCAGCTCGGCGCACGCCTGATAGAGGAATCGGGCGCCAATTTCGACGCGCCTATCGTCAACGAATTCTCGAACAAGCCGGTCCGCACCGAAAAGCGCGATGGGCCGGAGCGCCGCCGTGCCGATGGCTCGGATGGTGAGTGGATCACCGTTGGGGAGATGAAGCGGAAGCCGAACCGCAAGCGTTCGGATGCCGCATTCCGTGAAAACGGCCTTGCCCGCCTGGATACGAAGCCGGGCGGTGACCGCGGTCCGCGCCGCGAGCGTGACGACAAGCCCTTCCGCGAAGGGCGGCCGGACCGGCGCGAGCGCCGGGATGGCGATGGCGAAGAGACGCCACGTCCGCGCCGGCCAGCCCCCGCGACAGGCCGCCGTTCGGCAAATGTGTGGATGGCGCCCGGAGCCCGCGCCATTGGGCCCAAGCGCAAGGAAGCTCTGGAAGAAAGCGCCCGCACCGAGGGTAGCCGTCCGGCCCGCGCCGGCCGGCCGGAGCGGAAAGGCCCGAGGAGCGACGGCCCACGGAGCGATGGCCCGAGAAACGATGGGCCGAGACGCGATGGCCCCAGGTGGAACGGCCCCAGGGGAAGCGGACCGAACGCCGACGGCCCCAAAGGCTCCAGGGGAAGTGGCCCCAGGGGCAGCGGACCCCGGGGAAGTGGCCCCAAAGGCGATGGCTTCAGGGGTGGCGACCGGCCGAAGGGAAACGGCCCGCGCCCCAGCCGTCCCGGCCCGTCGCGAGGACGCTGA